A DNA window from Geovibrio ferrireducens contains the following coding sequences:
- a CDS encoding PAS domain S-box protein, producing MKFETDPAYFLDSIYNGACILDDELTVLFWNKWLEAHTSLFREQVTGRKITELFPEINVNQLKRKIRSMKALKSHTYYDAGTDGWLFKIKSAKFTNSIFEYMKQNVVISPFDKELKYALVMVYDQTRLFETQKKLEESESFQRAVFGRSASGIVILNTDKSILTTNESFRRMANIEEDDIKGMDFEMFLSPEHLDLCRECFGKLFTGQQDSVTEDVKLKTPGGKSFWSRVAGSVIFDQSGKPEYIVCVMDDITERRNFLNELEKKSEYVQKILDFQSNIIIVTDGELLLNCNKSFLDFFQAKTLDEFKERKKDLSEYFMKEQGLIVGEDEQGWLEEVFQNFRMGMDSKVKMRDPFGAVRTFQVTFRILPMTAGEYIVSLTDITDLENYHKILRDANRILEIIVNERTEELRNANRMLESSRQQLEQAQQIARIGSWEWTGADKKLNCSDELYRIFGLDKTEVILSGSNFLDMIAPEDLPLVHTMVSEKSIARGSFDEYIHINRIDGERRILRVQSRIRTDAAGHINILGTAHDITEIKRTETALRQNEQLLSFIFEFASFGICLVDQEGNFVRFNRKFSQILTIPEDTLKNQNFFELFPEADREKAPHTTEWKHEPDSGKPLDLLVTAGAVKMEEEKLHFIYSIADITEKNRIERIHREQEQMLIQQSKLAALGEMIGAIAHQWKQPLNSASLYVQLIEDDYDFNELTKEKLSEYVIEIMNQLNFMAHTVEDFRTFFTPSKSLGEFSVRKALNDVTALMKSSLEKHKINVKITTEGGDPDSIVLFGYASEFKQVMVNLLSNSRDAIDAKRLSMPPLQRKSIGNIEVAVIETDTEVIVETRDDGGGIPEEALKKIFESYFTTKGDEGTGIGLYMSRMIIENRMKGTISASNSEKGAVFSMRFPREFL from the coding sequence ATGAAATTTGAGACTGACCCGGCTTATTTTCTGGACTCCATTTACAACGGCGCCTGCATTCTGGACGATGAACTGACGGTTCTCTTCTGGAACAAGTGGCTGGAAGCGCACACTTCCCTTTTCAGAGAACAGGTTACAGGCAGAAAAATAACAGAGCTTTTCCCCGAAATTAACGTAAACCAACTGAAAAGAAAAATACGTTCAATGAAAGCCCTCAAGTCCCACACCTACTACGATGCGGGCACGGACGGCTGGCTTTTCAAAATAAAATCCGCTAAATTCACCAACTCTATTTTTGAATACATGAAACAGAATGTGGTCATATCCCCTTTTGACAAGGAGCTTAAGTACGCTCTTGTGATGGTTTACGACCAGACAAGGCTCTTTGAAACCCAGAAGAAGCTTGAAGAAAGCGAATCCTTCCAGCGCGCTGTATTCGGCAGGAGCGCAAGCGGAATTGTCATTCTCAACACTGACAAGTCAATACTGACCACGAACGAGTCTTTCCGCAGAATGGCAAATATTGAGGAAGATGACATCAAAGGGATGGATTTTGAGATGTTCCTCAGCCCTGAGCACCTCGACCTGTGCCGTGAATGCTTCGGTAAACTATTTACAGGTCAGCAGGATTCCGTAACGGAAGATGTAAAACTCAAGACACCCGGAGGCAAAAGCTTCTGGAGCAGAGTTGCGGGGTCTGTCATCTTTGACCAGAGCGGAAAGCCGGAATACATAGTCTGCGTTATGGATGACATCACCGAGCGAAGAAACTTCCTCAACGAACTTGAAAAGAAAAGTGAATATGTTCAGAAAATTCTGGATTTCCAATCCAATATTATAATAGTCACCGACGGCGAACTTCTCCTTAACTGCAACAAAAGCTTTCTAGATTTCTTTCAGGCAAAAACCCTTGACGAGTTTAAAGAACGCAAAAAGGATCTGTCCGAATATTTCATGAAAGAGCAAGGGCTTATAGTTGGTGAAGATGAGCAGGGATGGCTTGAGGAGGTTTTTCAGAACTTCCGCATGGGCATGGACAGCAAGGTAAAAATGCGTGATCCCTTCGGTGCTGTCCGCACTTTTCAGGTAACTTTCCGCATCCTGCCCATGACAGCAGGCGAGTACATAGTGTCCCTGACGGATATAACCGATCTGGAGAACTACCACAAAATACTCAGGGATGCCAACCGCATACTGGAAATCATAGTAAACGAACGCACCGAAGAGCTGAGAAACGCCAACAGAATGCTGGAAAGCAGCCGTCAGCAGCTTGAACAGGCGCAGCAGATAGCCCGTATCGGAAGCTGGGAATGGACAGGAGCAGACAAAAAGCTAAACTGCTCAGATGAGCTTTACAGGATATTCGGTCTGGATAAAACGGAAGTGATCCTCTCCGGCAGCAATTTCCTCGATATGATCGCTCCGGAAGACCTGCCTCTGGTTCACACCATGGTTTCGGAAAAATCCATAGCCCGCGGCAGCTTTGACGAATATATACACATAAACCGCATAGACGGGGAAAGGCGCATACTCAGGGTGCAGAGCCGCATAAGAACAGATGCGGCCGGACACATAAACATACTGGGCACAGCACATGACATAACCGAGATAAAACGCACGGAAACGGCACTGCGCCAGAACGAGCAGCTTCTCTCCTTCATATTCGAGTTTGCCAGCTTCGGTATATGCCTTGTGGATCAGGAAGGAAATTTTGTCAGGTTTAACAGAAAGTTCAGCCAGATACTGACGATTCCCGAAGATACACTGAAAAATCAGAACTTTTTTGAGCTGTTCCCCGAAGCAGACAGGGAAAAAGCACCCCACACAACAGAGTGGAAGCATGAACCGGACAGCGGCAAGCCTCTTGATCTTCTTGTTACCGCAGGTGCGGTGAAAATGGAGGAGGAAAAGCTCCATTTTATTTACTCAATAGCAGACATAACGGAGAAAAACAGAATAGAGCGGATACACCGAGAACAGGAGCAGATGCTTATTCAGCAGTCCAAGCTGGCTGCACTCGGCGAAATGATAGGCGCCATCGCCCACCAGTGGAAACAGCCTCTCAACTCCGCCAGTCTCTATGTTCAGCTTATTGAGGACGATTATGACTTTAATGAGCTTACCAAGGAAAAACTCAGTGAATATGTAATTGAGATAATGAACCAGCTTAACTTCATGGCGCACACGGTTGAGGACTTCCGCACCTTCTTCACACCGTCCAAATCCCTCGGTGAGTTTTCAGTCAGAAAAGCTCTGAACGATGTCACAGCGCTGATGAAATCATCCCTTGAAAAGCATAAGATAAATGTAAAAATCACCACCGAAGGCGGTGATCCGGACAGCATAGTTCTTTTCGGCTACGCCAGCGAATTTAAACAGGTTATGGTGAACCTGCTCAGCAACTCGCGCGATGCGATAGATGCTAAAAGGCTCTCCATGCCCCCGCTTCAGAGAAAATCAATCGGCAACATAGAAGTGGCGGTAATTGAAACCGACACGGAAGTCATTGTCGAAACAAGGGACGACGGCGGCGGCATACCGGAAGAAGCGCTGAAAAAAATATTTGAATCCTACTTCACCACCAAAGGGGATGAAGGAACGGGAATCGGTCTTTATATGTCCCGCATGATCATAGAAAACCGCATGAAAGGAACGATCTCCGCCTCCAACAGTGAAAAGGGCGCAGTGTTCTCCATGCGTTTTCCGAGAGAGTTTCTTTAG
- a CDS encoding DUF269 domain-containing protein, whose translation MSLSQRTGWEVSGFTDTLVKKMRAFDTYGSWKKLDDTQVLSRYVKSREDRKKIDTSGTVDIQTVWQIRMFYEAVAMLTEQNIGKLCYAALDLGYEGFGRAFVIYEDYILCCDTLRNAHKFAFASIEELAAAGETKTLKACEKAAEMGII comes from the coding sequence ATGTCTCTTTCCCAGAGAACAGGCTGGGAGGTCTCCGGCTTTACTGATACCCTTGTCAAAAAAATGAGGGCGTTTGACACATACGGCTCATGGAAAAAACTTGATGACACGCAGGTTCTGAGCCGCTATGTGAAAAGCCGTGAGGACAGAAAAAAGATAGATACATCAGGCACTGTGGACATCCAGACTGTGTGGCAGATACGCATGTTTTACGAGGCTGTTGCCATGCTCACCGAGCAGAATATCGGAAAACTCTGCTATGCTGCCCTTGATCTGGGTTATGAGGGGTTCGGCAGGGCATTTGTGATATATGAGGACTATATTCTCTGCTGTGATACTCTGCGGAATGCCCACAAGTTTGCCTTTGCCTCCATTGAGGAGCTTGCAGCCGCGGGCGAGACAAAAACGCTCAAAGCCTGTGAAAAAGCGGCAGAGATGGGGATTATCTAA
- the nifX gene encoding nitrogen fixation protein NifX, which produces MKVAFCTNSMKEVDEHFGRATSVAVYDVDTEGSEFAELRTFIPIDAEENHKIDINTKVEALNDCSILYLTEIGGPAAAVVVRNKIHPVKVDDKTSIDELLDSLVKKLNDSPPPWLRKAIQVK; this is translated from the coding sequence ATGAAGGTAGCGTTCTGTACAAACAGTATGAAAGAGGTGGACGAACACTTCGGCAGAGCAACTTCCGTCGCTGTTTATGATGTGGACACTGAAGGTTCGGAGTTTGCCGAACTGCGCACATTTATTCCAATTGACGCTGAGGAAAATCACAAGATTGATATTAATACAAAGGTTGAGGCGCTTAACGACTGTTCTATCCTTTATCTCACTGAGATAGGCGGACCCGCTGCTGCGGTAGTGGTGCGCAACAAGATTCACCCCGTAAAGGTGGACGACAAAACATCTATCGATGAGCTTCTGGACAGTCTGGTGAAAAAGCTTAATGATTCTCCTCCGCCATGGCTGAGAAAGGCGATACAGGTCAAGTAG
- the nifN gene encoding nitrogenase iron-molybdenum cofactor biosynthesis protein NifN: METTAKTGQTNPLKKSQVLGGSLAALGIKGAMPLHHGSQGCTAFTKTFLTQHFREIVPMQTTALTDIATIMGEDWNLLEGMKNVIEKHMPELLVLLSTGISDTRGDDFERSIKDFRKKYPEYAGTKIVYSTTPDFVDDAHLGYTNTLKAIFRQLAPAKMETEKGRVNILPAFAMTAGDIDEIRDVAESFGLRPVFLPDISESMSGCADFFYSTAPGGCTVEDIETAGAAELNIAVGRTMGEIAEQLKELTDVPFVTFDSLIGITETDRFIELLMKLSGRADVPARIKKQRRTAIDVMLDGHFNFGGKKAAVAIEPDLLLGVSKFLHDELGITVQIGITTFSSPFLKDVPAEQVIKGDLEDVALKGGGVSLVISNTNAHLTSEIVHAPLLRMGIPVKDRIGQFIKVYTCYRGAAYFASEIGSILLERDEHESWEEQTENYRRSL; the protein is encoded by the coding sequence ATGGAAACAACAGCAAAAACCGGACAGACCAACCCTCTGAAAAAAAGTCAGGTGCTGGGCGGAAGTCTGGCTGCCCTCGGAATAAAAGGGGCTATGCCTCTCCACCACGGTTCGCAAGGGTGCACGGCATTTACCAAAACGTTTCTCACTCAGCATTTCAGGGAGATAGTCCCCATGCAGACCACAGCCCTCACCGACATAGCAACGATTATGGGTGAGGACTGGAACCTGCTTGAAGGCATGAAAAACGTAATAGAAAAGCATATGCCCGAACTCCTCGTGCTGCTTTCCACCGGAATCTCCGACACCAGAGGTGACGATTTTGAAAGAAGCATAAAGGATTTCAGGAAGAAATACCCGGAATATGCGGGAACGAAAATTGTTTACTCCACGACACCCGATTTCGTGGACGATGCTCACCTCGGCTACACAAATACGCTGAAAGCAATATTCAGGCAGCTTGCTCCGGCGAAGATGGAAACCGAAAAGGGGCGTGTGAACATTCTTCCCGCATTCGCCATGACCGCCGGGGACATAGACGAGATAAGGGATGTTGCGGAATCATTCGGACTGCGCCCGGTGTTTTTGCCGGATATTTCAGAAAGCATGTCCGGCTGTGCGGATTTCTTCTACAGCACAGCCCCCGGCGGGTGCACTGTTGAGGATATAGAAACTGCCGGAGCAGCGGAACTGAACATAGCGGTCGGCAGGACAATGGGTGAGATAGCGGAACAGCTGAAAGAGCTTACTGATGTTCCTTTTGTAACCTTCGATTCTCTCATAGGGATCACTGAAACAGACAGATTCATAGAGCTGCTTATGAAGCTTTCCGGCAGGGCGGATGTTCCTGCCAGAATCAAAAAGCAGCGCAGAACAGCAATAGATGTAATGCTTGACGGACACTTCAATTTCGGCGGTAAAAAGGCCGCTGTCGCCATTGAGCCGGATCTCCTGCTCGGCGTATCAAAGTTTCTTCATGATGAGTTGGGCATTACTGTGCAAATCGGCATCACCACCTTTTCTTCCCCTTTTCTTAAGGATGTACCGGCGGAACAGGTGATTAAGGGTGATCTGGAAGATGTAGCCCTAAAGGGGGGAGGAGTCTCCCTTGTCATTTCAAACACCAATGCCCATTTAACCTCGGAGATAGTGCACGCTCCATTATTGAGGATGGGTATTCCGGTGAAGGACAGGATAGGGCAGTTTATAAAGGTTTACACCTGCTACAGGGGCGCGGCGTACTTCGCCTCTGAGATCGGGAGCATTCTCCTTGAACGTGATGAGCACGAATCATGGGAGGAGCAGACAGAGAACTACAGGAGGAGTTTATGA
- the nifE gene encoding nitrogenase iron-molybdenum cofactor biosynthesis protein NifE — protein MAAKFDHLTEVDSCSENKKKSTAEKAKKCAKPTPGATMGGCAFDGAQIVLLPVGDAVHLIHGPATCVSQNWNNRGSRNLHGQYYKMGFSTDVTEMDVVFGGEKKITDKCVEIAGRYPVKAIFVYTTCVTAMIGDDVPTACKKAAELTGIPVIPVESPGFIGNKNFGNKIAGDALLEYVIGTKEPEKTTEYDINIIGDYNIAGELWQMMPVFRELGINVLSSLTGGTSFDEIACAHRAKCTLVICSKALLTLAEGLKRRYGIPFAEGSFYGLGEIEKTLLSVADMLGSDELRAKIHSYVERKNAETLSEIAPYAAVLKGKRVFVYTGGVKSWSTIYQLEELGMEVIGTSTRKSTEQDIEKIREHFEGTQKMLLEKGDGRILLNILQKERADLLLAGGRNMYTSIKGRYPFVDVNQERIHGYAGYTGMVELAKQLAYTLTSPVWEVARRKAPWE, from the coding sequence ATGGCTGCAAAATTTGACCATCTGACCGAAGTTGACAGCTGTTCTGAAAATAAAAAGAAAAGCACCGCAGAGAAAGCAAAAAAATGTGCCAAACCCACACCCGGCGCCACAATGGGCGGGTGCGCCTTTGACGGGGCACAGATCGTTCTCCTTCCCGTGGGGGATGCAGTACACCTCATTCACGGTCCCGCCACATGCGTAAGCCAGAACTGGAACAACAGGGGCAGCAGGAATCTTCACGGTCAGTATTATAAAATGGGCTTCTCCACAGATGTCACCGAGATGGACGTTGTTTTCGGCGGAGAGAAGAAGATTACTGATAAATGCGTGGAGATAGCAGGCAGATACCCGGTAAAAGCGATCTTTGTCTACACCACCTGCGTCACCGCCATGATAGGGGACGATGTACCCACTGCCTGTAAAAAGGCGGCGGAACTCACCGGAATCCCCGTGATACCCGTGGAATCCCCCGGCTTCATCGGCAATAAAAACTTCGGCAACAAGATAGCAGGCGATGCTCTTCTTGAGTACGTAATAGGCACTAAAGAGCCTGAAAAAACCACAGAATACGACATAAACATCATAGGCGACTATAACATAGCCGGTGAACTCTGGCAGATGATGCCTGTTTTCAGGGAGCTGGGGATAAATGTTCTCTCAAGCTTAACAGGCGGTACTTCATTCGATGAAATTGCCTGTGCCCACAGGGCGAAATGCACACTTGTCATATGCAGCAAGGCTCTGCTCACTCTGGCGGAAGGTCTTAAACGCAGATACGGAATACCGTTCGCAGAAGGCTCATTCTACGGACTGGGTGAAATAGAGAAAACTCTGCTCTCCGTTGCGGACATGCTGGGCTCTGATGAACTCAGGGCAAAAATTCACAGCTATGTTGAAAGGAAAAACGCTGAGACTCTGTCTGAGATAGCACCCTATGCCGCTGTCCTCAAAGGAAAAAGAGTTTTCGTTTATACGGGCGGGGTGAAAAGCTGGTCAACAATTTATCAGCTTGAGGAACTCGGCATGGAAGTAATAGGAACCAGCACAAGGAAATCGACTGAGCAGGACATAGAAAAAATCAGGGAACACTTTGAAGGAACACAGAAAATGCTCCTTGAAAAAGGGGACGGCCGCATCCTTCTGAACATTCTTCAGAAGGAGAGGGCGGATCTGCTCCTTGCCGGAGGGAGGAACATGTACACCTCCATCAAAGGCAGATACCCTTTTGTGGACGTGAATCAGGAAAGAATACACGGCTACGCTGGCTACACAGGCATGGTCGAACTGGCAAAACAGCTTGCATACACCCTCACTTCCCCTGTCTGGGAAGTGGCAAGACGCAAGGCTCCGTGGGAGTAG
- the nifT gene encoding putative nitrogen fixation protein NifT produces the protein MKVTVRETPKGINIYVPKKDIEAHVIKIEQAGAWGGVFELDNGWVLEFPALEEVPKLPATFEAKVLSK, from the coding sequence ATGAAAGTAACAGTTAGAGAAACACCGAAAGGCATTAATATTTACGTTCCCAAGAAGGACATCGAAGCGCACGTGATCAAAATAGAGCAGGCAGGGGCATGGGGCGGAGTGTTTGAACTTGACAACGGCTGGGTTCTGGAATTTCCCGCTTTGGAGGAAGTGCCCAAACTCCCGGCTACATTCGAGGCTAAAGTACTCTCTAAATAG